In Paenibacillus sp. J23TS9, a single genomic region encodes these proteins:
- the ytaF gene encoding sporulation membrane protein YtaF, whose amino-acid sequence MIAPWLSSISIALASNLDNAGVGAAYGMRKIKIPFLASTVIAFMGFLLTLIGGLFGQVIALWIPSMVCNIIGMVILVVIGLWVMLQPFLSLKQRKKKKEASPGLIKEILKNPEAADINQSQSVDFKESIILGIALSINNLAGGFDAGITHINIWETSLFSGAFSFICIGICSLLGRKIAGDRLGRNASWIAGLILIIIGLHQVI is encoded by the coding sequence ATGATTGCACCATGGTTATCATCCATTTCTATTGCCCTTGCTTCCAATCTGGATAATGCAGGTGTTGGTGCTGCTTATGGCATGAGAAAAATAAAGATCCCTTTTCTGGCAAGCACGGTGATTGCTTTTATGGGGTTTCTGCTCACATTGATCGGCGGTCTGTTTGGGCAAGTCATTGCCCTTTGGATTCCTTCTATGGTTTGTAACATCATCGGTATGGTCATTCTCGTCGTCATTGGCCTTTGGGTGATGCTGCAGCCCTTCCTGTCGCTGAAACAGAGGAAGAAGAAGAAGGAAGCTTCCCCTGGATTGATTAAGGAAATTCTGAAGAACCCGGAAGCTGCTGATATTAACCAGTCCCAGTCCGTTGATTTCAAGGAATCCATCATTCTCGGCATTGCCCTCTCCATTAACAACCTCGCCGGGGGATTCGATGCGGGCATCACTCATATCAATATATGGGAAACCTCATTGTTCTCGGGAGCATTCAGCTTCATCTGTATCGGTATCTGTTCGCTGCTCGGGCGCAAAATAGCCGGTGATCGCTTGGGACGAAACGCCAGCTGGATCGCCGGACTCATCCTCATCATTATCGGACTCCATCAGGTGATTTAG